A single genomic interval of Mycolicibacterium holsaticum DSM 44478 = JCM 12374 harbors:
- the ripC gene encoding peptidoglycan hydrolase RipC, whose product MRLDRMQWPARVFSRLRRPVVGAIASLALLVGMLAGSVQADPAEDALAKLQELSRQAEQTTEAMHSAQLDLNNKLAVQHAAEAKHDADTAALESARGQLATFQTAVNKVAAAEYMGGRTDGMGAMLTASSPQGLIDQLSVQRVMAAEMSAQMKNFRETGQKAALAEQASAKSAADAKTAAEQAAAVRAELQSKQSQLQVQIAVVKSQYEALTPHQREELAALPPVPPVPAPAPLPPGGDPAIIAAPPAPGAIPPGDMAPPVGGHSGTVIQAALSRIGSPYSWGGSGPNAFDCSGLVMWAFQQAGISLPHSSQALARGGQAVSPDQMQPGDVVNYYSDASHSAIYIGDGMMVHASTYGTPVRVAPVNNAPIYNVRRY is encoded by the coding sequence TTGAGGCTCGATCGCATGCAGTGGCCCGCGCGTGTCTTTTCGCGATTGCGTAGACCGGTCGTAGGCGCGATAGCGAGCCTGGCACTCCTTGTCGGCATGCTGGCCGGCAGTGTGCAGGCCGACCCCGCAGAAGATGCGCTGGCAAAGCTTCAAGAACTTTCCCGGCAGGCCGAACAGACCACCGAGGCAATGCATTCGGCGCAACTGGATCTGAACAACAAGCTGGCAGTGCAGCATGCGGCCGAGGCAAAGCACGACGCCGACACCGCCGCGCTCGAGTCGGCCAGAGGTCAGCTGGCGACCTTCCAAACCGCGGTGAACAAGGTTGCTGCGGCCGAATACATGGGCGGCCGCACCGACGGTATGGGCGCCATGCTGACGGCCTCATCGCCGCAGGGCCTCATCGACCAGTTGTCGGTGCAGCGGGTGATGGCCGCCGAGATGTCGGCGCAGATGAAGAACTTCCGGGAGACCGGGCAGAAGGCCGCGCTGGCCGAGCAGGCGTCGGCGAAATCGGCCGCGGACGCCAAGACCGCCGCCGAGCAGGCCGCCGCGGTGCGCGCCGAGCTGCAGTCCAAGCAGAGCCAGCTGCAGGTCCAGATCGCCGTCGTCAAGTCCCAGTACGAGGCCCTCACACCGCACCAGCGCGAGGAACTCGCCGCGCTACCGCCGGTGCCTCCGGTACCTGCGCCCGCGCCGCTGCCTCCGGGTGGCGACCCCGCGATCATCGCCGCACCGCCGGCGCCGGGCGCCATTCCGCCCGGTGACATGGCCCCGCCGGTGGGCGGGCACTCCGGGACCGTCATCCAGGCCGCGCTGAGCCGCATCGGGTCGCCGTATTCATGGGGCGGGTCCGGTCCGAACGCGTTCGACTGCTCCGGGCTGGTGATGTGGGCGTTCCAGCAGGCAGGCATCTCGCTGCCGCACTCCAGCCAGGCGCTGGCCAGGGGCGGTCAGGCGGTTTCGCCGGACCAGATGCAACCCGGTGACGTGGTCAACTACTACTCCGACGCGTCACACTCGGCGATCTACATCGGTGACGGAATGATGGTGCACGCCTCGACCTACGGCACGCCGGTGCGGGTCGCCCCGGTGAACAATGCGCCGATCTACAACGTCCGCCGGTACTGA
- a CDS encoding peptidase, giving the protein MRRSTTSAGTDRQAAHARKRKTLCAFLIAELICALLLLGRFDTPSAPVMAAPASMTTPSAASASQTLRDGRTVRLLGLGGQRTSALLARIAAEIDDAAAAVTAFWGPDWPSEIVVVAAATPDQFAAIGGGDVHTAATTAEQIMFAPDADAMSDSALRIVLRHELFHYAARAQTAADAPRWLTEGVADFVARPATPRPHVAVATLPTDAELAGPQRDAAYDRAWLFSRFVAETYGVAALRDLYQRACGHGHADTSTALRETLDAEPHAILQRWRQWM; this is encoded by the coding sequence ATGCGCCGATCTACAACGTCCGCCGGTACTGATCGTCAGGCGGCGCACGCCAGGAAAAGAAAAACCCTGTGCGCCTTTCTCATCGCCGAACTCATCTGCGCGCTGCTGCTGCTCGGCCGGTTTGACACCCCGTCGGCCCCGGTGATGGCCGCGCCCGCCTCGATGACCACCCCCAGCGCGGCATCGGCCAGCCAGACGCTGCGCGACGGCCGCACGGTGCGGTTGCTCGGCCTCGGCGGGCAGCGCACCTCCGCGCTGCTGGCACGGATCGCCGCCGAGATCGACGATGCCGCGGCGGCGGTCACCGCGTTCTGGGGGCCGGACTGGCCGAGCGAGATCGTCGTGGTGGCCGCCGCCACCCCCGACCAGTTCGCGGCAATCGGTGGCGGGGACGTCCACACCGCCGCCACCACCGCCGAGCAGATCATGTTCGCCCCGGACGCCGACGCAATGAGCGACTCCGCACTGCGAATCGTGTTGCGCCACGAGTTGTTTCACTACGCGGCGCGGGCGCAGACGGCTGCGGACGCCCCGCGGTGGCTCACCGAAGGTGTCGCCGACTTCGTCGCGCGCCCGGCCACACCGCGGCCCCACGTGGCGGTTGCGACGCTGCCCACCGACGCCGAACTGGCAGGCCCGCAGCGCGATGCAGCCTACGACCGGGCCTGGCTGTTCAGCCGGTTCGTCGCCGAGACGTACGGCGTCGCCGCACTTCGCGACCTCTACCAGCGCGCCTGCGGCCACGGCCACGCCGACACGTCGACCGCGCTGCGCGAGACACTGGACGCAGAACCGCATGCCATTCTGCAGCGGTGGCGACAGTGGATGTGA
- the trpD gene encoding anthranilate phosphoribosyltransferase, with translation MASSRAQPSGSPDAPTWPLILGRLTTGQALAPGQAGWAMDQIMTGAATPAQIAGFGVSMRMKRPTSAEVTELADTMLKHARRVPTDVIGTDTVDVVGTGGDGANTVNLSTMASIVVAAAGVPVIKHGNRAASSLSGGADTLEALGVRIDLGPDDVARSVAEVGIGFAFAPQFHPSYRHAGVVRREIGVPTVFNLLGPLTNPASPRAGLIGCAWGDLAEVMAGVFATRGASVLVVHGDDGLDELTTTTTSTIWRVQAGTVERLTFDPAAFGFARAELSELVGGDAESNAAEVRAVLGGAKGAVRDAVVLNAAGAMVAHAGLASDAKWVPAWESGLARAAEAIDSGAAEQLLARWVRFSQKL, from the coding sequence GTGGCATCTTCACGAGCGCAACCGTCCGGATCTCCCGACGCCCCGACATGGCCGCTGATCCTCGGCAGGTTGACCACTGGTCAGGCGCTCGCACCCGGTCAGGCCGGCTGGGCGATGGACCAGATCATGACCGGCGCCGCCACCCCCGCACAGATCGCCGGCTTCGGCGTGTCGATGCGGATGAAGCGCCCGACGTCGGCTGAGGTGACCGAGCTGGCCGACACCATGCTCAAGCACGCGCGCCGGGTGCCCACCGACGTGATCGGCACCGACACCGTCGACGTGGTCGGCACCGGCGGCGACGGCGCCAACACCGTCAACCTCTCGACCATGGCCTCGATCGTGGTGGCCGCCGCGGGCGTGCCGGTGATCAAGCACGGCAACCGGGCGGCGTCGTCGCTGTCCGGCGGGGCCGACACGCTCGAGGCGCTCGGCGTGCGCATCGACCTCGGGCCCGACGACGTGGCCCGCAGCGTCGCCGAGGTGGGCATCGGGTTCGCGTTCGCGCCGCAGTTCCATCCGTCGTACCGGCACGCGGGTGTGGTGCGCCGCGAGATCGGCGTGCCGACCGTGTTCAACCTGCTGGGTCCGTTGACCAATCCGGCCTCACCGCGGGCGGGTCTGATCGGCTGCGCCTGGGGTGATCTGGCCGAGGTGATGGCCGGGGTGTTCGCCACCAGGGGCGCCAGCGTGCTCGTCGTACACGGTGACGACGGCCTCGACGAGCTGACCACCACGACGACGAGCACCATCTGGCGGGTGCAGGCGGGCACCGTGGAGCGACTGACGTTCGACCCCGCCGCGTTCGGGTTCGCGCGCGCCGAACTGTCGGAGTTGGTCGGCGGCGACGCGGAGAGCAACGCCGCCGAGGTGCGCGCGGTGCTCGGCGGCGCCAAGGGTGCGGTGCGAGATGCGGTGGTGCTCAACGCCGCGGGCGCGATGGTGGCCCACGCCGGACTAGCCAGCGACGCCAAATGGGTGCCTGCGTGGGAGTCGGGGCTCGCTCGGGCCGCCGAGGCGATCGACTCGGGGGCGGCCGAACAGCTGCTCGCGCGTTGGGTGCGGTTCTCGCAGAAGCTCTGA